A window from Triticum aestivum cultivar Chinese Spring chromosome 6D, IWGSC CS RefSeq v2.1, whole genome shotgun sequence encodes these proteins:
- the LOC123145785 gene encoding phosphoinositide phosphatase SAC2 isoform X2 has product MAAAAAAAQEAEPACLQSFELYESASRFYIFGTNADKTVWRLLKIDRSETSELDIDECSTVYTQAEYLELVSGLDEDHRSTGGVKFVTKFYGIIGFIKFLGPFYMLIITEQRKIGEIFDHPVYQVTKTSMIELANSKSRSSFLNTRDENRYKKILNTLDLRKDLFFSYSYPIMRGLQRNLSDPQEGWSLYESTFVWNEFLTRQIRNCLQSTLWTVALVYGFFKQDKFAISGKDIMFTLIARRSRHYAGTRYLKRGVNEKGRVANDVETEQIVYEAVPMPTEVSSVVQNRGSIPLFWSQDTSKLNIKPDIILHEKDKNYEATKLHFENLRGRYGNPIIIFNLIKTRERRESMLRREFDKAIRIINKLFSEENQLRFLHWDLHKNSQGEPTNVLDVLLKVAFRALTLTEFFYCQVAPPTGHSHDPYFCDENSNSDISQEDISGSSDSSGNGTTEDKAETSELPQLKPPIFQKGVLRTNCIDCLDRTNVAQYAYGLAALGHQLHALGCVESPELGLGAPVAHHLMHFYERMGDTLAVQYSGSAAHNKIFSAKRGHLKLFIRSQEFFRTLQRHYSNACIDANKQAAINLFLGYFQPKQGSPALWELESSSEEHNNGSFGHTSDSIKRVNSDGSILSVSNTSISGCSGCHNELLTAAQPDVSTELQSSKMESDLVYENEITSPIESKMSNSRYTPTLSHDHIHDVPSSQLDPCNSGDSNFLDLEWLSNSGNSSDERSLAVSTPDAHLSTENVISDIIPETMENQVAGVQAQKLPEQFVQWVNNGDSFWF; this is encoded by the exons ATGGCGGCTGCTGCGGCCGCGGCGCAGGAGGCCGAGCCGGCCTGCCTGCAGAGCTTCGAGCTCTATGAGAGCGCGTCG AGATTTTATATTTTTGGAACTAATGCTGACAAAACAGTTTGGAGGCTACTCAAAATTGATAGATCGGAAACATCAGAGCTTGACATAGACGAGTGTTCTACTGTATATACACAAGCTGAGTATCTTGAACTGGTAAGTGGTCTTGATGAAGATCACAGGTCAACTGGTGGGGTTAAATTTGTGACAAAGTTTTATGGCATAATTG GTTTCATTAAGTTCCTTGGGCCATTTTATATGTTAATTATTACCGAACAGAGAAAAATTGGGGAGATATTTGATCATCCAGTGTATCAGGTGACTAAGACTTCAATGATTGAGTTAGCAAATTCTAAATCTCGATCCAGTTTTCTGAATACCAGGGATGAGAACAG ATacaagaagattttgaacacactTGATCTTAGGAAGGACTTATTTTTCAGTTACTCATACCCTATCATGAGAGGTCTTCAGAGGAATTTAAGTGATCCACAAGAAGGGTGGTCACTATATGAGTCAACATTTGTGTGGAATGAGTTTCTTACTCGACAAATACGCAATTGTCTACAAAGTACTTTGTGGACTGTTGCATTAGTCTATGGTTTTTTTAAGCAG GACAAATTTGCAATATCTGGGAAGGACATTATGTTCACACTCATTGCTAGGCGCTCAAGGCATTATGCTGGCACCAG ATATTTAAAGAGGGGAGTAAATGAGAAGGGAAGAGTAGCGAATGATGTTGAGACTGAGCAAATTGTGTATGAAGCTGTGCCTATGCCTACAGAAGTAAGTTCTGTTGTGCAGAACAGGGGTTCGATCCCACTATTCTGGTCACAGGATACATCAAAATTGAACATAAAACCTGATATCATAT TGCATGAGAAGGACAAAAATTATGAAGCTACCAAGCTTCATTTCGAAAATCTTAGGGGAAGATATGGCAACCCTATAATTATCTTCAACTTGATTAAG ACACGTGAAAGACGGGAATCCATGCTTCGTCGAGAATTTGATAAGGCAATACGGATCATAAATAAATTGTTTTCAGAGGAGAACCAGCTGCGGTTCTTACATTGGGATCTGCATAAAAACTCTCAAGG AGAACCTACAAATGTCCTTGATGTTCTTCTGAAAGTGGCATTTCGTGCTCTGACGTTGACTGAGTTCTTCTATTGTCAAGTTGCACCACCTACAGG GCACAGTCACGATCCATATTTTTGTGATGAAAACAGCAACAGTGACATATCCCAAGAAGATATCTCGGGCAGTTCTGACTCCTCTGGCAATGGAACCACGGAAGACAAAGCTGAAACCAGTGAACTGCCCCAACTAAAACCACCAATCTTCCAGAAAGGTGTCTTACGGACAAATTGTATAGACTGCTTGGATCGTACAAATGTCGCACAATATGCCTATGGTTTAGCTGCTCTTGGACATCAGCTGCATGCACTTGGTTGTGTAGAATCCCCAGAACTTGGTTTAGGTGCTCCCGTGGCTCATCATTTGATGCACTTTTATGAGAGGATGGGTGACACACTTGCCGTACAGTATAGCGGGTCGGCTGCACATAATAAG ATCTTCTCTGCGAAGAGAGGGCACTTGAAGCTTTTTATACGATCACAAGAGTTCTTCAGGACACTACAACGGCACTACAGCAACGCCTGTATAGATGCTAACAAACAGGCAGCTATAAACTT ATTTTTGGGGTACTTCCAACCAAAGCAGGGAAGTCCTGCACTCTGGGAGCTAGAATCATCTTCTGAGGAACATAACAATGGATCTTTTGGGCATACAAG TGACAGTATCAAAAGAGTGAATTCAGATGGCAGCATCCTTTCTGTAAGCAACACATCTATATCTGGCTGTAGTGGCTGCCATAATGAATTGTTGACTGCAGCGCAACCTGATGTCAGTACTGAGTTGCAATCttcaaaaatggagtctgatttgGTGTATGAAAATGAGATTACATCACCCATTGAAAGTAAAATGTCAAATTCAAG ATACACCCCCACACTGTCTCATGATCATATACATGATGTCCCAAGCAGTCAACTTGACCCTTGCAATTCGGGCGATTCAAACTTCCTGGATCTTGAATGGCTTTCAAATTCAGGCAATTCAAGTGATGAAAG GTCGCTTGCAGTTAGCACACCGGATGCTCACCTTTCAACCGAGAATGTCATTAGTGACATAATTCCTGAGACTATG GAAAACCAAGTTGCGGGGGTCCAGGCTCAGAAGCTACCCGAGCAATTCGTGCAGTGGGTTAACAACGGCGACAGCTTTTGGTTTTGA
- the LOC123145785 gene encoding phosphoinositide phosphatase SAC2 isoform X1 encodes MAAAAAAAQEAEPACLQSFELYESASRFYIFGTNADKTVWRLLKIDRSETSELDIDECSTVYTQAEYLELVSGLDEDHRSTGGVKFVTKFYGIIGFIKFLGPFYMLIITEQRKIGEIFDHPVYQVTKTSMIELANSKSRSSFLNTRDENRYKKILNTLDLRKDLFFSYSYPIMRGLQRNLSDPQEGWSLYESTFVWNEFLTRQIRNCLQSTLWTVALVYGFFKQDKFAISGKDIMFTLIARRSRHYAGTRYLKRGVNEKGRVANDVETEQIVYEAVPMPTEVSSVVQNRGSIPLFWSQDTSKLNIKPDIILHEKDKNYEATKLHFENLRGRYGNPIIIFNLIKTRERRESMLRREFDKAIRIINKLFSEENQLRFLHWDLHKNSQGEPTNVLDVLLKVAFRALTLTEFFYCQVAPPTGSETAPHWPALLHSHDPYFCDENSNSDISQEDISGSSDSSGNGTTEDKAETSELPQLKPPIFQKGVLRTNCIDCLDRTNVAQYAYGLAALGHQLHALGCVESPELGLGAPVAHHLMHFYERMGDTLAVQYSGSAAHNKIFSAKRGHLKLFIRSQEFFRTLQRHYSNACIDANKQAAINLFLGYFQPKQGSPALWELESSSEEHNNGSFGHTSDSIKRVNSDGSILSVSNTSISGCSGCHNELLTAAQPDVSTELQSSKMESDLVYENEITSPIESKMSNSRYTPTLSHDHIHDVPSSQLDPCNSGDSNFLDLEWLSNSGNSSDERSLAVSTPDAHLSTENVISDIIPETMENQVAGVQAQKLPEQFVQWVNNGDSFWF; translated from the exons ATGGCGGCTGCTGCGGCCGCGGCGCAGGAGGCCGAGCCGGCCTGCCTGCAGAGCTTCGAGCTCTATGAGAGCGCGTCG AGATTTTATATTTTTGGAACTAATGCTGACAAAACAGTTTGGAGGCTACTCAAAATTGATAGATCGGAAACATCAGAGCTTGACATAGACGAGTGTTCTACTGTATATACACAAGCTGAGTATCTTGAACTGGTAAGTGGTCTTGATGAAGATCACAGGTCAACTGGTGGGGTTAAATTTGTGACAAAGTTTTATGGCATAATTG GTTTCATTAAGTTCCTTGGGCCATTTTATATGTTAATTATTACCGAACAGAGAAAAATTGGGGAGATATTTGATCATCCAGTGTATCAGGTGACTAAGACTTCAATGATTGAGTTAGCAAATTCTAAATCTCGATCCAGTTTTCTGAATACCAGGGATGAGAACAG ATacaagaagattttgaacacactTGATCTTAGGAAGGACTTATTTTTCAGTTACTCATACCCTATCATGAGAGGTCTTCAGAGGAATTTAAGTGATCCACAAGAAGGGTGGTCACTATATGAGTCAACATTTGTGTGGAATGAGTTTCTTACTCGACAAATACGCAATTGTCTACAAAGTACTTTGTGGACTGTTGCATTAGTCTATGGTTTTTTTAAGCAG GACAAATTTGCAATATCTGGGAAGGACATTATGTTCACACTCATTGCTAGGCGCTCAAGGCATTATGCTGGCACCAG ATATTTAAAGAGGGGAGTAAATGAGAAGGGAAGAGTAGCGAATGATGTTGAGACTGAGCAAATTGTGTATGAAGCTGTGCCTATGCCTACAGAAGTAAGTTCTGTTGTGCAGAACAGGGGTTCGATCCCACTATTCTGGTCACAGGATACATCAAAATTGAACATAAAACCTGATATCATAT TGCATGAGAAGGACAAAAATTATGAAGCTACCAAGCTTCATTTCGAAAATCTTAGGGGAAGATATGGCAACCCTATAATTATCTTCAACTTGATTAAG ACACGTGAAAGACGGGAATCCATGCTTCGTCGAGAATTTGATAAGGCAATACGGATCATAAATAAATTGTTTTCAGAGGAGAACCAGCTGCGGTTCTTACATTGGGATCTGCATAAAAACTCTCAAGG AGAACCTACAAATGTCCTTGATGTTCTTCTGAAAGTGGCATTTCGTGCTCTGACGTTGACTGAGTTCTTCTATTGTCAAGTTGCACCACCTACAGGGTCTGAGACTGCTCCTCACTGGCCTGCTCTATT GCACAGTCACGATCCATATTTTTGTGATGAAAACAGCAACAGTGACATATCCCAAGAAGATATCTCGGGCAGTTCTGACTCCTCTGGCAATGGAACCACGGAAGACAAAGCTGAAACCAGTGAACTGCCCCAACTAAAACCACCAATCTTCCAGAAAGGTGTCTTACGGACAAATTGTATAGACTGCTTGGATCGTACAAATGTCGCACAATATGCCTATGGTTTAGCTGCTCTTGGACATCAGCTGCATGCACTTGGTTGTGTAGAATCCCCAGAACTTGGTTTAGGTGCTCCCGTGGCTCATCATTTGATGCACTTTTATGAGAGGATGGGTGACACACTTGCCGTACAGTATAGCGGGTCGGCTGCACATAATAAG ATCTTCTCTGCGAAGAGAGGGCACTTGAAGCTTTTTATACGATCACAAGAGTTCTTCAGGACACTACAACGGCACTACAGCAACGCCTGTATAGATGCTAACAAACAGGCAGCTATAAACTT ATTTTTGGGGTACTTCCAACCAAAGCAGGGAAGTCCTGCACTCTGGGAGCTAGAATCATCTTCTGAGGAACATAACAATGGATCTTTTGGGCATACAAG TGACAGTATCAAAAGAGTGAATTCAGATGGCAGCATCCTTTCTGTAAGCAACACATCTATATCTGGCTGTAGTGGCTGCCATAATGAATTGTTGACTGCAGCGCAACCTGATGTCAGTACTGAGTTGCAATCttcaaaaatggagtctgatttgGTGTATGAAAATGAGATTACATCACCCATTGAAAGTAAAATGTCAAATTCAAG ATACACCCCCACACTGTCTCATGATCATATACATGATGTCCCAAGCAGTCAACTTGACCCTTGCAATTCGGGCGATTCAAACTTCCTGGATCTTGAATGGCTTTCAAATTCAGGCAATTCAAGTGATGAAAG GTCGCTTGCAGTTAGCACACCGGATGCTCACCTTTCAACCGAGAATGTCATTAGTGACATAATTCCTGAGACTATG GAAAACCAAGTTGCGGGGGTCCAGGCTCAGAAGCTACCCGAGCAATTCGTGCAGTGGGTTAACAACGGCGACAGCTTTTGGTTTTGA